One window of the Eschrichtius robustus isolate mEscRob2 chromosome 13, mEscRob2.pri, whole genome shotgun sequence genome contains the following:
- the LOC137775604 gene encoding apolipoprotein L6-like — protein MNTDLMPQNLLDNQAGKACKAGVGLQRDEEDILPYEDVKWQDSDLSAEERIFLEEFPILKGELEVGIRKLRALADHVDTTHRTLTKTSMVANSIAVVSGAMSILGLVLAPAIAGGSLVLSAAGRVLGKAGEVTSILTNVLERFHSQEAQAYVGSLMPTRGHALPWLWRAGAAYVVAAGEVVQNCESTIKDIQRSIRAFQIARAHPRLATAAKSLLTTGQVSARRSRQVQRAFEGTTLVMKTKARLLGTAMAGFSLSVGLASLLKDWKQLKEGATSELAEELRAQAWELERKLAEFTQCYESLQQKRKGPVRTKREGSRLQARESPHRALNWPAPGSGACILQNYEKIHFCCLTPQTVVFISELM, from the exons ATGAACACGGATTTGATGCCACAGAATCTGCTGGACAACCAGGCAGGGAAAGCATGCAAGGCAGGTGTCGGTTTGCAAAG GGACGAAGAGGACATTCTTCCATATGAAGATGTGAAGTGGCAAGATAGTGACCTGTCAGctgaagaaagaatatttttggaagagtttcccaTCTTGAAAGGGGAGCTGGAAGTGGGCATCAGAAAGCTCCGTGCCCTTGCAGACCACGTCGACACAACCCACAGAACACTCACCAAGACCAGCATGGTGGCCAATTCCATCGCTGTGGTCTCAGGAGCCATGAGCATCCTGGGCTTGGTCCTCGCTCCGGCAATAGCAGGAGGAAGCCTGGTACTCTCCGCTGCTGGTAGAGTTTTGGGGAAAGCAGGGGAGGTCACCAGCATCTTGACCAACGTTTTGGAACGCTTTCACAGTCAAGAAGCCCAAGCTTATGTCGGTAGCCTAATGCCCACCCGTGGCCATGCTCTCCCGTGGCTCTGGAGAGCTGGGGCAGCCTATGTCGTGGCTGCCGGAGAGGTGGTCCAGAATTGTGAAAGCACCATCAAGGATATCCAGAGGAGCATCCGTGCCTTTCAGATAGCCAGGGCCCACCCGCGCCTGGCCACTGCTGCCAAGAGTCTCCTGACCACTGGCCAAGTCTCAGCCCGAAGGAGCAGGCAGGTGCAAAGGGCTTTCGAAGGTACCACGCTGGTGATGAAGACAAAAGCTCGCTTGCTGGGTACCGCAATGGCTGGCTTCTCCCTCAGCGTGGGCTTGGCCTCCCTCCTGAAAGACTGGAAGCAGCTGAAGGAGGGAGCGACATCCGAGCTTGCGGAAGAGCTGAGGGCGCAGGCTTGGGAGCTGGAAAGGAAGCTGGCAGAGTTCACCCAGTGCTATGAGAGCCTGCAGCAGAAG aggaaaggccctgTGAGGACAAAGCGAGAAGGtagccgtctgcaagccagggagaGTCCTCACCGGGCACTCAATTGGCCAGCACCTGGATCTGGGGCTTGcatcctccagaactatgagaaaatacatttttgctgTTTAACCCCCCAGACTGTGGTGTTCATAAGCGAGCTTATGTAA